Proteins encoded together in one Phoenix dactylifera cultivar Barhee BC4 unplaced genomic scaffold, palm_55x_up_171113_PBpolish2nd_filt_p 000886F, whole genome shotgun sequence window:
- the LOC120103776 gene encoding uncharacterized protein LOC120103776 isoform X1 — translation MATSVGQTYYGWSQEELSDRDDSQEASVSQMLDHGSISFGRFAAESLSWEKRSVFTHDRRQEELDKFSGLVAKKKAYFEEYYRRLRALKALEQNQQTELTLDYGGDGSNSSQTGEDDETALQHGSLRDGAAETIDAPSTETENELNFKQDTKCSQALQTRPLYPGSTTSNIDSLRRSMEKIEPEKNFNHAVMQDLDRESLSSLSRSIEEIEQNDISSVDDREILREQESPGSNVESGPPTNRSVSDVTNSRTGVSQHAPGHNLIPYKTKLAVEKPPDCKSVPEVKKARNTTMAMTCLKMQSLRCSH, via the exons ATGGCGACCAGTGTTGGTCAGACTTATTATGGATGGTCACAGGAGGAGTTATCTGATCGAGAtgattctcaa GAAGCTTCGGTCTCGCAAATGCTTGATCATGGTTCTATATCCTTTGGAAGATTTGCAGCTGAGTCATTGTCATGGGAGAAAAGGTCAGTGTTTACTCACGACAGACGCCAGGAGGAACTGGACAAGTTTAGTGGCTTAGTTGCCAAAAAGAAAGCATACTTTGAAGAATACTACAGAAGGCTTCGAGCTTTAAAGGCCTTGGAACAGAACCAGCAAACTGAGCTCACATTGGATTATGGTGGTGATGGTAGTAATTCTAGCCAAACTGGAGAAGATGATGAAACAGCTCTGCAGCATGGAAGTCTTAGAGATGGGGCAGCAGAAACTATTGATGCCCCTTCTACAGAAACTGAAAATGAACTAAACTTCAAGCAGGATACGAAGTGCAGTCAAGCTCTTCAAACTAGACCGCTGTATCCAGGATCCACAACATCAAATATAGACTCGCTGAGAAGAAGCATGGAAAAAATTGAGCCAGAGAAAAACTTTAACCATGCTGTGATGCAAGACCTGGACAGAGAATCCTTGTCGTCATTAAGTAGAAGCATAGAAGAGATTGAACAGAATGATATCAGTAGTGTTGATGACAGAGAGATTCTGAGGGAACAGGAGAGTCCAGGGTCTAATGTTGAATCTGGGCCTCCTACCAACAGGTCTGTGTCAGACGTGACAAATTCTAGAACCGGAGTCTCACAGCATGCACCTGGTCACAACTTGATACCATACAAAACCAAACTGGCTGTTGAGAAACCTCCAGACTGTAAATCAGTTCCTGAAGTGAAGAAG GCGAGAAACACCACGATGGCAATGACTTGTCTGAAGATGCAAAGCCTCAGGTGTTCCCATTAA
- the LOC120103776 gene encoding uncharacterized protein LOC120103776 isoform X2 translates to MVSIKEASVSQMLDHGSISFGRFAAESLSWEKRSVFTHDRRQEELDKFSGLVAKKKAYFEEYYRRLRALKALEQNQQTELTLDYGGDGSNSSQTGEDDETALQHGSLRDGAAETIDAPSTETENELNFKQDTKCSQALQTRPLYPGSTTSNIDSLRRSMEKIEPEKNFNHAVMQDLDRESLSSLSRSIEEIEQNDISSVDDREILREQESPGSNVESGPPTNRSVSDVTNSRTGVSQHAPGHNLIPYKTKLAVEKPPDCKSVPEVKKARNTTMAMTCLKMQSLRCSH, encoded by the exons ATGGTATCGATAAAG GAAGCTTCGGTCTCGCAAATGCTTGATCATGGTTCTATATCCTTTGGAAGATTTGCAGCTGAGTCATTGTCATGGGAGAAAAGGTCAGTGTTTACTCACGACAGACGCCAGGAGGAACTGGACAAGTTTAGTGGCTTAGTTGCCAAAAAGAAAGCATACTTTGAAGAATACTACAGAAGGCTTCGAGCTTTAAAGGCCTTGGAACAGAACCAGCAAACTGAGCTCACATTGGATTATGGTGGTGATGGTAGTAATTCTAGCCAAACTGGAGAAGATGATGAAACAGCTCTGCAGCATGGAAGTCTTAGAGATGGGGCAGCAGAAACTATTGATGCCCCTTCTACAGAAACTGAAAATGAACTAAACTTCAAGCAGGATACGAAGTGCAGTCAAGCTCTTCAAACTAGACCGCTGTATCCAGGATCCACAACATCAAATATAGACTCGCTGAGAAGAAGCATGGAAAAAATTGAGCCAGAGAAAAACTTTAACCATGCTGTGATGCAAGACCTGGACAGAGAATCCTTGTCGTCATTAAGTAGAAGCATAGAAGAGATTGAACAGAATGATATCAGTAGTGTTGATGACAGAGAGATTCTGAGGGAACAGGAGAGTCCAGGGTCTAATGTTGAATCTGGGCCTCCTACCAACAGGTCTGTGTCAGACGTGACAAATTCTAGAACCGGAGTCTCACAGCATGCACCTGGTCACAACTTGATACCATACAAAACCAAACTGGCTGTTGAGAAACCTCCAGACTGTAAATCAGTTCCTGAAGTGAAGAAG GCGAGAAACACCACGATGGCAATGACTTGTCTGAAGATGCAAAGCCTCAGGTGTTCCCATTAA
- the LOC120103776 gene encoding uncharacterized protein LOC120103776 isoform X3 produces the protein MATSVGQTYYGWSQEELSDRDDSQEASVSQMLDHGSISFGRFAAESLSWEKRSVFTHDRRQEELDKFSGLVAKKKAYFEEYYRRLRALKALEQNQQTELTLDYGGDGSNSSQTGEDDETALQHGSLRDGAAETIDAPSTETENELNFKQDTKCSQALQTRPLYPGSTTSNIDSLRRSMEKIEPEKNFNHAVMQDLDRESLSSLSRSIEEIEQNDISSVDDREILREQESPGSNVESGPPTNRSVSDVTNSRTGVSQHAPGHNLIPYKTKLAVEKPPDCKSVPEVKK, from the exons ATGGCGACCAGTGTTGGTCAGACTTATTATGGATGGTCACAGGAGGAGTTATCTGATCGAGAtgattctcaa GAAGCTTCGGTCTCGCAAATGCTTGATCATGGTTCTATATCCTTTGGAAGATTTGCAGCTGAGTCATTGTCATGGGAGAAAAGGTCAGTGTTTACTCACGACAGACGCCAGGAGGAACTGGACAAGTTTAGTGGCTTAGTTGCCAAAAAGAAAGCATACTTTGAAGAATACTACAGAAGGCTTCGAGCTTTAAAGGCCTTGGAACAGAACCAGCAAACTGAGCTCACATTGGATTATGGTGGTGATGGTAGTAATTCTAGCCAAACTGGAGAAGATGATGAAACAGCTCTGCAGCATGGAAGTCTTAGAGATGGGGCAGCAGAAACTATTGATGCCCCTTCTACAGAAACTGAAAATGAACTAAACTTCAAGCAGGATACGAAGTGCAGTCAAGCTCTTCAAACTAGACCGCTGTATCCAGGATCCACAACATCAAATATAGACTCGCTGAGAAGAAGCATGGAAAAAATTGAGCCAGAGAAAAACTTTAACCATGCTGTGATGCAAGACCTGGACAGAGAATCCTTGTCGTCATTAAGTAGAAGCATAGAAGAGATTGAACAGAATGATATCAGTAGTGTTGATGACAGAGAGATTCTGAGGGAACAGGAGAGTCCAGGGTCTAATGTTGAATCTGGGCCTCCTACCAACAGGTCTGTGTCAGACGTGACAAATTCTAGAACCGGAGTCTCACAGCATGCACCTGGTCACAACTTGATACCATACAAAACCAAACTGGCTGTTGAGAAACCTCCAGACTGTAAATCAGTTCCTGAAGTGAAGAAG TGA